A section of the Kribbella sp. HUAS MG21 genome encodes:
- a CDS encoding acyl-CoA carboxylase subunit beta, producing the protein MTHDHWTEVKVAREATLAPPEKAAAKLASQNKLYVRDRIALLVDEGSFVEDAQLANALNPGLPADGVVTGRALVDGRPALIVANDPTVKAGSWGARTVEKIVRVTEVALRDELPVFWLIDSAGARITDQVELFPGRRGAGRIFHNQVALSGKVPQICCLFGPSAAGGAYIPAFCDIVIMVDGNASMYLGSPRMAEMVVGEKVTLEEMGGARMHTSVSGCGDLLASDDTEAIELAKQYFSYLPGSWRSRPPSYDASEPARDFTRDLVPAEESVGFDIHDVIDALVDADTFFEVKPAYAPELVVGFGLLAGQVVGLVANQPAVKGGVLFVDSADKAARFIWLCDAFNVPLVYLCDVPGFMIGSEVERAGIIRHGAKMITAVSEATVPTVSVIVRKAYGAGLYAMCGPGFSPDACVALPTAKIAVMGPEAAINAVYYNKIQEIADEGERVEYVARLREEYETDIDILRLAADLVIDAIVEPENLRADLIARLAAAQSKDRTFSHRRHGIPPV; encoded by the coding sequence ATGACCCACGATCACTGGACCGAGGTCAAGGTCGCCCGCGAGGCGACCCTGGCGCCGCCGGAGAAGGCCGCGGCCAAGCTGGCGAGTCAGAACAAGTTGTACGTCCGCGACCGGATCGCGCTGCTCGTCGACGAGGGCAGCTTCGTCGAGGACGCCCAGCTCGCGAACGCGCTGAACCCCGGCCTGCCCGCCGACGGCGTGGTCACCGGCCGCGCGCTCGTCGACGGCCGGCCCGCGCTGATCGTCGCCAACGACCCGACCGTCAAGGCCGGCTCGTGGGGCGCCCGGACCGTGGAGAAGATCGTCCGGGTCACCGAAGTCGCGCTCCGCGACGAGTTGCCGGTGTTCTGGCTGATCGACTCGGCGGGTGCCCGGATCACCGACCAGGTCGAGCTGTTCCCGGGCCGTCGCGGCGCCGGGCGGATCTTCCACAACCAGGTCGCGCTGTCCGGCAAGGTGCCGCAGATCTGCTGCCTGTTCGGCCCGTCCGCGGCCGGAGGCGCCTATATCCCGGCGTTCTGCGACATCGTGATCATGGTCGACGGCAACGCCTCGATGTACCTCGGCTCGCCCCGGATGGCCGAGATGGTCGTCGGCGAGAAGGTCACGCTGGAGGAGATGGGCGGCGCCCGGATGCACACCAGCGTCTCCGGGTGCGGGGACCTGCTGGCGTCCGACGACACCGAGGCGATCGAGCTCGCCAAGCAGTACTTCTCCTACCTGCCGGGTTCCTGGCGTTCGCGACCGCCGTCGTACGACGCCTCGGAGCCGGCGCGCGACTTCACCCGGGACCTGGTGCCGGCCGAGGAGAGCGTCGGGTTCGACATCCACGACGTGATCGACGCGCTCGTGGACGCGGACACCTTCTTCGAGGTCAAACCTGCGTACGCGCCGGAACTCGTGGTCGGGTTCGGGCTGCTCGCCGGGCAGGTGGTCGGGCTCGTCGCGAACCAGCCGGCCGTGAAGGGCGGCGTGCTGTTCGTCGATTCGGCGGACAAGGCGGCGCGGTTCATCTGGCTGTGCGACGCGTTCAACGTGCCGCTGGTGTACCTGTGCGACGTACCGGGGTTCATGATCGGCAGCGAGGTCGAGCGCGCCGGGATCATCCGGCACGGCGCGAAGATGATCACCGCGGTGTCCGAGGCGACCGTGCCGACGGTGTCGGTGATCGTCCGGAAGGCGTACGGCGCGGGGCTCTACGCGATGTGCGGACCGGGTTTCTCGCCGGACGCGTGTGTGGCGCTGCCGACCGCGAAGATCGCGGTGATGGGGCCGGAGGCGGCGATCAACGCCGTGTACTACAACAAGATCCAGGAGATCGCCGACGAGGGCGAGCGGGTCGAGTACGTCGCCCGGCTGCGCGAGGAGTACGAGACCGACATCGACATCCTCCGGCTGGCAGCCGACCTGGTCATCGACGCGATCGTCGAGCCGGAGAACCTGCGCGCCGACCTGATCGCCCGGCTCGCCGCCGCGCAGTCCAAGGACCGGACGTTCTCGCACCGCCGGCACGGCATCCCGCCCGTGTAG
- a CDS encoding acyl-CoA dehydrogenase family protein yields the protein MFELSAEHQEFRRSVRDFAEAEIAPHAAEWDRKHYFPVEVVRKMGRLGLFGLTAPEEYGGAGGDFTSLCVAIEEISRVDQSMGITLEAAVGLGINPILTFGTDEQKATWLPDLVAGAKLAGFGLTEPESGSDAGATKTRAVLDGGEWVIDGSKQFITNSGSSITSCVTVTARTGEKADGKPEISTIIVPSGTPGFTAEAAYDKLGWHASDTHPLAFVNCRVPEGNLLGERGKGFAQFLATLDDGRVAIAAVALGCIRACLEMSVQYAGERQTFGVPIGRKQGVAFQIADLKVMADAAELLVYRAAALKDAGAPMQEFKQAASVAKLYATESAVTATRIATQVFGGYGFMEEYPVTRFYRDAKILEIGEGTSEVQRMLIARSLGLPVE from the coding sequence ATGTTCGAGTTGTCCGCGGAGCATCAGGAGTTCCGGCGGAGCGTTCGCGACTTCGCGGAGGCCGAGATCGCGCCGCACGCGGCCGAGTGGGACCGCAAGCACTACTTCCCGGTGGAGGTCGTGCGGAAGATGGGGCGGCTCGGGCTGTTCGGGCTGACCGCGCCGGAGGAGTACGGCGGGGCGGGCGGCGACTTCACCAGCCTGTGCGTGGCGATCGAGGAGATCTCCCGCGTCGACCAGTCGATGGGCATCACGCTCGAGGCCGCGGTCGGGCTCGGGATCAACCCGATCCTCACCTTCGGCACCGACGAGCAGAAGGCGACCTGGCTGCCGGATCTGGTCGCGGGCGCCAAGCTCGCCGGGTTCGGGCTGACCGAGCCGGAGTCGGGCTCCGACGCCGGCGCCACCAAGACCCGCGCCGTCCTCGACGGCGGCGAGTGGGTGATCGACGGCTCGAAGCAGTTCATCACCAACTCGGGTTCCAGCATCACAAGTTGCGTGACCGTCACCGCGCGCACCGGCGAGAAGGCCGACGGCAAACCGGAGATCTCCACGATCATCGTCCCGAGCGGTACGCCGGGATTCACCGCGGAGGCGGCGTACGACAAGCTCGGCTGGCACGCCAGCGACACGCACCCGCTGGCGTTCGTGAACTGCCGCGTCCCGGAGGGCAACCTGCTCGGCGAACGCGGCAAGGGGTTCGCGCAGTTCCTCGCGACGCTCGACGACGGCCGGGTGGCGATCGCGGCGGTCGCGCTCGGCTGCATCCGCGCGTGCCTGGAGATGTCCGTGCAGTACGCCGGGGAGCGGCAGACGTTCGGCGTACCGATCGGCCGCAAGCAGGGAGTGGCGTTCCAGATCGCCGACCTGAAGGTGATGGCCGACGCGGCCGAGCTGCTCGTCTACCGGGCCGCGGCGCTGAAGGACGCCGGAGCGCCGATGCAGGAGTTCAAGCAGGCCGCGTCGGTGGCCAAGCTGTACGCGACCGAGTCCGCGGTGACCGCGACCCGGATCGCCACCCAGGTGTTCGGCGGCTACGGCTTCATGGAGGAGTACCCGGTCACCCGCTTCTACCGCGACGCGAAGATCCTCGAGATCGGCGAGGGTACGTCGGAGGTGCAGCGGATGCTGATCGCCCGGTCGCTGGGCCTCCCAGTGGAATGA
- a CDS encoding MerR family DNA-binding transcriptional regulator: protein MQPETWSIAELAAEYDVTLRTIRFYEDRGLLTPERRGTQRVYHPRDKVRLGLILRGKRLGFSLDEIAKIVDMYDAEPGEEGQLTYLLDQITTRRAELEQRRRDIDETLQDLAEVEARCHADLAALRTGKP, encoded by the coding sequence GTGCAACCCGAGACCTGGTCGATCGCCGAGCTCGCCGCCGAGTACGACGTCACGCTGCGAACGATCCGGTTCTACGAGGACCGCGGCCTGCTCACCCCCGAACGCCGCGGCACCCAGCGCGTCTACCACCCCCGCGACAAGGTCCGCCTGGGCCTGATCCTGCGTGGCAAGCGCCTCGGCTTCTCCCTCGACGAGATCGCCAAGATCGTCGACATGTACGACGCCGAACCCGGCGAGGAAGGCCAGCTCACCTACCTCCTGGACCAGATCACCACCCGCCGCGCCGAACTCGAACAACGCCGCCGCGACATCGACGAAACCCTCCAGGACTTGGCTGAGGTCGAAGCGCGCTGCCACGCCGACCTGGCCGCCCTCCGCACCGGGAAGCCTTGA
- a CDS encoding DUF5652 family protein: MTGKKWADVDPRTRRIVVVLAVVEGVLKSVALADLARRPAAEVRGPKAVWALVLTLTNSLGAAPVIYWAYGRRRRA, from the coding sequence GTGACGGGCAAGAAGTGGGCTGATGTGGATCCGCGGACGCGGCGGATCGTCGTGGTTCTCGCGGTCGTGGAGGGAGTGCTGAAGTCGGTCGCTCTCGCCGACCTCGCCCGCCGGCCGGCCGCGGAGGTTCGCGGGCCCAAGGCGGTCTGGGCGCTGGTACTCACCCTGACGAACTCCCTCGGCGCCGCACCGGTCATTTACTGGGCCTACGGACGGCGCAGGAGAGCCTGA
- a CDS encoding iron ABC transporter permease → MSASSAPAVAGRDRTPRSRSARQPLILAGLGLALLVAVVVSSGIGPVPVPVGTTARILWAHLTPGEHVASWSLAQDQIVWEFRLPRTLLAATVGAALAVAGAVLQAVIRNPLADPFVLGASSGASLGAVAALAAGAVVPGLVVSGAAFSGAAVAAVLVFVLAQRGGRVESLRLVLAGVALSYLFSAATSWITVTAEHGKLPGLVFFLLGSVSSATWQMLAIPVLIVLACVVHALLRVGPLNAVMTGDETATSLGVDVSRFRIEMLIATSLLTGAVVAVSGGIGFVGMVVPHICRLAIGADHRRLIPVVTLGGAIFLVAVDVVARTAAAPQELPIGIVTAAIGAPFFLWLLRRRSAGGLQ, encoded by the coding sequence ATGTCAGCAAGCTCCGCCCCTGCCGTCGCGGGCCGGGATCGCACGCCGCGGTCCAGATCCGCGCGCCAGCCACTGATCCTCGCCGGTCTCGGCCTCGCCCTGCTGGTTGCCGTCGTCGTGAGTTCCGGCATCGGCCCGGTGCCGGTCCCGGTCGGGACCACGGCCCGGATCCTCTGGGCGCATCTGACGCCGGGTGAGCACGTCGCATCCTGGAGCCTCGCGCAGGACCAGATCGTCTGGGAGTTCCGGCTGCCGCGCACGTTGCTCGCGGCAACCGTCGGTGCGGCGCTGGCGGTCGCGGGCGCCGTGCTGCAGGCGGTGATCAGGAATCCGCTGGCCGATCCCTTCGTGCTGGGCGCCTCGTCCGGCGCGTCACTCGGCGCGGTGGCGGCGCTCGCCGCGGGTGCCGTCGTACCGGGACTGGTCGTCTCCGGCGCGGCGTTCTCCGGAGCAGCGGTCGCCGCCGTCCTCGTCTTCGTTCTGGCCCAGCGCGGCGGCCGTGTCGAGTCGCTGCGGCTGGTGCTCGCCGGCGTCGCGCTGTCGTACCTCTTCAGCGCCGCAACGAGCTGGATCACGGTCACCGCCGAGCACGGCAAGTTGCCCGGTCTCGTCTTCTTCCTGCTCGGCAGCGTGTCGTCCGCGACCTGGCAGATGCTCGCGATCCCGGTGCTGATCGTGCTCGCCTGCGTCGTGCACGCGCTGCTGCGGGTGGGCCCGCTGAACGCGGTGATGACCGGCGACGAGACCGCGACCTCGCTCGGCGTGGACGTCTCCCGGTTCCGGATCGAGATGCTGATCGCGACCTCCCTGCTCACCGGCGCGGTGGTCGCGGTCAGTGGCGGCATCGGTTTCGTCGGCATGGTCGTCCCGCACATCTGCCGTCTGGCGATCGGCGCTGACCATCGCCGGCTGATCCCGGTCGTGACCTTGGGCGGTGCGATCTTCCTGGTCGCGGTCGATGTCGTCGCCCGCACCGCGGCCGCCCCGCAGGAGCTGCCGATCGGAATCGTCACCGCCGCGATCGGCGCTCCGTTCTTCCTCTGGCTGCTGCGCCGCCGATCCGCCGGAGGCCTGCAATGA
- a CDS encoding ABC transporter ATP-binding protein, producing the protein MKVDVRRVAVRLAGQPVLGGVDLAVRSGEVLGLLGPNGSGKSTLLRTVFRAIRPDSGAVHLGELDVWRSSTRDVARQCAVLTQDHATDIELSVLDLVLLGRIPHNSLGRRSAADDVALARDCLARVDAAHLEDRMVPTLSGGERQRVLLARALAQQPKVLLLDEPTNHLDIAHQLELLSLVRRLGVTAVVALHDLTLAAAYCDRLALLQQGQLVAVGSPEEVLTPERVREVYGITCDVLVHPRTGRLLLALDHSPTAPTPAKESTA; encoded by the coding sequence ATGAAGGTCGACGTACGCCGGGTCGCGGTGCGGCTCGCCGGGCAGCCGGTGCTGGGCGGGGTGGACCTCGCGGTCCGGTCCGGCGAAGTCCTCGGCCTGCTCGGCCCGAACGGCTCCGGCAAGTCCACGTTGCTGCGCACGGTCTTCCGCGCCATCCGGCCGGACAGCGGCGCGGTGCACCTGGGCGAGCTGGACGTATGGCGGTCCAGCACGCGCGACGTCGCGCGGCAGTGCGCCGTACTGACCCAGGACCACGCGACCGACATCGAGCTGAGCGTGCTCGATCTCGTGCTGCTCGGCAGGATCCCGCACAACTCGCTCGGCCGCCGCAGCGCTGCCGACGACGTGGCGCTGGCCCGCGACTGTCTCGCACGCGTGGACGCCGCCCACCTCGAGGACCGGATGGTGCCGACGCTGTCCGGCGGAGAACGCCAGCGGGTACTGCTCGCGCGAGCACTGGCGCAACAGCCCAAGGTCCTGCTGCTCGACGAGCCCACCAACCACCTGGACATCGCGCACCAGCTGGAACTCCTCAGTCTGGTACGTCGCCTCGGCGTGACGGCAGTGGTCGCGCTGCACGACCTCACCTTGGCCGCCGCGTACTGCGACCGGCTGGCACTCCTCCAGCAGGGCCAACTGGTGGCCGTCGGCTCGCCGGAGGAAGTGCTGACGCCGGAGCGCGTGCGCGAGGTCTACGGCATCACCTGCGACGTACTCGTCCATCCCCGGACAGGGCGCCTGTTGCTGGCCCTGGACCACTCCCCGACCGCTCCAACACCCGCAAAGGAATCCACCGCATGA
- a CDS encoding ABC transporter substrate-binding protein, whose translation MSLVGCGTVTAAPETSTDTSATASQYPMTITNCGKTYTIAKEPQRIVSLYPGLTEILVRLGVQDRIVAQAQDGVSKPDPELADQLRKIRSLGAKTPPSKEILVAQQPDFVYSSSEYEFNTEQGFAGKDELVKAGATPYVATAGCRERRSTGTVEDAFSDLRTLGKVLGRPQQAAELERKARGELAAITERIAGRPPVKTAQVYFEGGKLYAIGAAIEVDMLRLGGGQNVFAATEQRFADFYAAEVNAEVVLERNPEAFVFAVQDDAHQQQTVQYLTKTFASTPAVRSGRLVAVRNTTFAPGTLASVEGVATIADGLHPKS comes from the coding sequence GTGTCACTGGTTGGCTGCGGCACCGTCACGGCCGCCCCTGAGACGAGCACGGACACCTCGGCCACGGCATCGCAGTACCCGATGACCATCACCAACTGCGGGAAGACCTACACGATCGCGAAGGAGCCGCAGCGGATCGTCAGCCTGTACCCGGGCCTGACCGAGATCCTCGTCCGGCTCGGCGTACAGGACCGGATCGTCGCGCAGGCGCAGGACGGCGTGTCGAAACCCGACCCCGAGCTCGCCGACCAGCTCCGGAAGATCCGGTCCCTCGGCGCGAAAACCCCGCCCAGCAAGGAGATCCTGGTCGCGCAGCAGCCGGACTTCGTCTACAGCAGCTCGGAGTACGAGTTCAACACCGAGCAGGGGTTCGCGGGCAAGGACGAGCTGGTCAAGGCGGGCGCGACGCCGTACGTCGCGACAGCCGGCTGCCGTGAGCGACGGTCGACCGGCACCGTCGAGGACGCGTTCTCGGATCTGCGGACGCTGGGCAAGGTGCTCGGCCGGCCGCAGCAAGCGGCCGAACTGGAGCGGAAGGCGCGCGGCGAACTGGCGGCGATCACCGAGCGGATCGCGGGCCGGCCGCCGGTGAAGACGGCCCAGGTGTACTTCGAGGGCGGCAAGCTCTACGCGATCGGCGCGGCGATCGAGGTCGACATGCTCCGGCTCGGCGGCGGGCAGAACGTGTTCGCGGCGACCGAGCAGCGGTTCGCCGACTTCTACGCCGCCGAGGTGAACGCCGAGGTGGTCCTGGAGCGCAACCCGGAGGCGTTCGTGTTCGCTGTCCAGGACGACGCGCATCAGCAGCAGACCGTCCAGTACCTGACCAAGACGTTCGCCAGTACGCCGGCCGTCCGCAGCGGCCGGCTCGTCGCCGTACGGAACACCACCTTCGCCCCCGGCACGCTCGCCTCCGTCGAAGGCGTCGCCACCATTGCCGATGGCCTACACCCGAAGAGCTGA
- a CDS encoding MFS transporter: MTSTAEETPLLRDRAFVLFLLARTVAVIGSAITAVALPLLVFQVTSSPMLTSLVTAVQVVPYLLFGLIAGAMADRLPRRPLMLACQAASAAALLSVPVASWLGELTAPHAVGVAAVVATSFVWFDAGAFGALPALVGTDRVVPANSMVWMVTTLAGLGGPVLGGLLVALVGAAQALSFDAGAYVVAGALLALIGRSFDAGGPKRERQTLRTDIKAGLAFVWQQPVVRSLTLLGVGNSLTGGAVSALLVVFAVQDLGLSEDGRGVGFLFAIVAAGAFFAALALPRLTARWPLGWISIAALTINPVALLLTAIAPSLPWATIPLLLWSFTNTLTIINGIAARQLVTPLDLQARVNTTARMVAWGGTPLGALIAGALAESAGARPAYAVMSVAVLTSAVLAWRSPLRSRTFGTQP, translated from the coding sequence GTGACCAGTACTGCCGAGGAGACTCCGCTTCTTCGCGACCGGGCCTTCGTCCTGTTCCTCCTGGCACGGACGGTCGCGGTGATCGGCTCGGCGATCACCGCGGTCGCCCTGCCGCTGCTGGTCTTCCAGGTGACCTCGTCGCCGATGCTGACGTCGCTGGTCACCGCGGTCCAGGTCGTGCCCTACCTGCTGTTCGGCCTGATTGCCGGCGCGATGGCGGACCGTCTTCCCCGCCGCCCGCTGATGCTCGCCTGCCAGGCCGCCTCGGCGGCGGCGCTCCTCAGCGTGCCCGTCGCATCCTGGCTGGGCGAGCTGACGGCGCCGCACGCGGTTGGCGTCGCCGCCGTCGTGGCCACCAGTTTCGTGTGGTTCGACGCCGGCGCGTTCGGAGCCCTCCCTGCCCTCGTCGGCACCGACCGCGTGGTTCCGGCCAACAGCATGGTCTGGATGGTGACGACGTTGGCCGGCCTCGGCGGTCCGGTCCTCGGCGGCCTCCTCGTCGCGCTGGTCGGCGCTGCGCAGGCCCTGTCCTTCGACGCGGGCGCGTACGTCGTGGCCGGTGCCTTGCTGGCGTTGATCGGCCGGTCCTTCGACGCCGGCGGCCCGAAGCGTGAACGCCAGACGTTGCGTACCGACATCAAGGCAGGCCTGGCCTTCGTGTGGCAGCAACCTGTCGTCCGCTCCCTCACTCTGCTCGGCGTCGGCAACTCGCTCACCGGCGGCGCGGTGAGCGCGCTCCTGGTCGTCTTCGCCGTCCAGGACCTGGGGCTCTCCGAGGATGGCCGCGGCGTCGGCTTCCTCTTCGCGATCGTGGCCGCCGGCGCCTTCTTCGCAGCTCTTGCCCTACCGAGACTGACCGCCCGCTGGCCGCTCGGCTGGATCAGCATCGCCGCGCTGACGATCAACCCCGTCGCGCTGCTGCTGACCGCCATCGCACCAAGCTTGCCCTGGGCAACCATACCGCTGTTGCTCTGGAGCTTCACCAACACGCTGACCATCATCAACGGCATCGCGGCGCGCCAACTCGTCACGCCGCTCGATCTCCAGGCCCGCGTCAACACCACCGCGCGGATGGTCGCCTGGGGCGGGACACCGCTCGGCGCTCTCATCGCCGGCGCGCTCGCTGAATCCGCCGGCGCCCGCCCTGCCTACGCCGTGATGTCCGTCGCGGTCCTGACCAGCGCCGTACTGGCCTGGCGTTCGCCCCTCCGCTCCCGAACCTTCGGCACGCAGCCGTAG
- a CDS encoding sirohydrochlorin chelatase, with protein sequence MTDLVAVAHGTADPAGLRVVHELVREMARRRPGLPMSLGFVDLNLPDLPSLAHRIATDADDAVMVPLLLSAGYHVYVDIAAEAARYPGRVRAAAALGPDPILVEILADRLGDLSRVDTVVLAAAGSSDPRALADCETTADLLSDRIGRPVQVGYLSGAGTRLPAVLAAASGRVAVATYLLAPGFFANHTRRLAGPHPVSPPLGPDPRLATLALQRYDAAVRSLPVLVA encoded by the coding sequence ATGACCGATCTCGTCGCAGTAGCCCACGGCACCGCGGACCCGGCGGGACTCCGGGTGGTCCACGAGCTCGTCCGTGAGATGGCGCGCCGACGGCCCGGCCTCCCGATGTCACTCGGCTTCGTCGACCTCAACCTGCCGGATCTACCCTCACTCGCCCACCGCATCGCCACCGACGCCGACGACGCCGTCATGGTCCCCCTCCTGCTCAGCGCCGGCTACCACGTGTACGTCGACATCGCCGCCGAAGCCGCGCGCTACCCGGGCCGGGTCCGGGCGGCCGCTGCACTGGGGCCCGACCCGATCCTCGTGGAGATCCTGGCGGACCGGCTTGGGGACCTGTCCCGTGTGGACACCGTCGTCCTGGCCGCCGCCGGTTCCTCGGATCCGCGCGCGCTGGCCGACTGCGAGACCACCGCGGACCTGCTGTCCGACCGGATCGGTCGCCCGGTCCAGGTCGGCTACCTGTCCGGTGCCGGCACCCGCCTCCCCGCCGTACTGGCCGCGGCTTCGGGCCGAGTCGCCGTGGCGACGTACCTCCTTGCCCCCGGCTTCTTCGCCAACCACACCCGCCGCCTCGCCGGGCCGCACCCCGTCTCCCCGCCGCTGGGCCCTGACCCCCGGCTCGCCACCCTGGCCCTCCAGCGCTACGACGCCGCGGTCCGCAGCCTGCCGGTGCTGGTGGCCTGA
- a CDS encoding uroporphyrinogen-III synthase has protein sequence MTTRTGPLSGCTIAITAHRRAEDLIASFERRGAKVLHAPTLQIVPVADDHALIEATRRVIANPPDDVVVTTAVGFRGWIEAADTAGLAAELLGTLEQSRILARGPKARGAIRAAGLVEHWSARSETTAEVVDWLRAQGVSGRKIVVQLHGLSDPALQDALRSVGASVRGLEVYRWGPAPDPALVERMVSQVCAGTVDAVVHTSAPGAQAMLDAAALTGQYDELVSSLRTGRVLNACVGPVTAGPFVTLGMEPLVPDRYRLGALIRSVTDRLTDDNARSIETSYGQLVIRGGAAVLDGVVLPLGPGPRAVLAALVAAGGDVVSRPELLAVLPGAEDVHAVEVTVNRLRTAVGRPELVRTVVRRGYRLAVEPAGVAS, from the coding sequence GTGACGACTAGGACCGGGCCGCTGAGCGGCTGCACGATCGCGATCACCGCGCACCGTCGCGCGGAGGACCTGATCGCGTCGTTCGAGCGGCGCGGCGCGAAGGTACTGCACGCGCCGACGCTGCAGATCGTGCCGGTCGCCGACGACCACGCCCTGATCGAGGCCACCCGGCGGGTGATCGCGAACCCGCCGGACGACGTGGTGGTGACGACCGCGGTCGGGTTCCGCGGCTGGATCGAGGCGGCCGACACCGCCGGGCTCGCGGCGGAGCTGCTGGGCACGCTGGAGCAGTCGCGGATCCTCGCCCGCGGCCCGAAGGCGCGCGGCGCGATCCGCGCGGCCGGGCTGGTCGAGCACTGGTCGGCGCGCTCCGAGACCACGGCCGAGGTGGTCGACTGGCTGCGCGCGCAGGGCGTGTCCGGCCGGAAGATCGTCGTACAGCTGCACGGGTTGTCGGATCCCGCGCTGCAGGACGCGCTGCGGTCCGTGGGCGCGTCGGTGCGCGGGCTGGAGGTGTATCGGTGGGGTCCGGCGCCGGATCCGGCGCTCGTGGAGCGGATGGTCTCGCAGGTGTGCGCGGGGACGGTGGACGCGGTCGTGCACACGTCGGCGCCGGGTGCGCAGGCGATGCTCGACGCGGCGGCGTTGACCGGGCAGTACGACGAACTGGTGTCGTCGTTGCGGACCGGGCGGGTGCTGAACGCCTGCGTCGGGCCGGTGACGGCGGGGCCCTTCGTGACGCTGGGGATGGAGCCGCTGGTGCCGGACCGGTACCGGCTGGGCGCCTTGATCCGGAGCGTGACGGACCGGCTCACCGACGACAACGCGCGCTCGATCGAGACGTCGTACGGCCAACTGGTGATCCGCGGCGGCGCGGCCGTGCTGGACGGCGTCGTACTGCCGTTGGGCCCTGGGCCGCGTGCCGTCCTGGCCGCGCTGGTCGCTGCGGGCGGCGACGTGGTGTCCCGCCCGGAGTTGCTCGCGGTACTGCCCGGCGCCGAGGACGTCCACGCGGTCGAGGTCACCGTCAACCGCCTCCGCACTGCGGTCGGTCGTCCGGAGTTGGTGCGCACCGTCGTACGTCGTGGCTACCGTCTCGCCGTCGAACCCGCCGGAGTCGCCTCATGA
- the nirD gene encoding nitrite reductase small subunit NirD — MSVATVGVCALEALLPERGVAALLGDTQIALFRTHEGEVFAIGNQDPFSGANVMSRGIVGSRGDVPTVASPMFKQVFDLRTGVCLDDPEVSLPVYPVTVVDGQVVVGSGDD, encoded by the coding sequence ATGAGCGTCGCGACCGTTGGAGTCTGCGCCCTGGAGGCGCTGTTGCCGGAGCGGGGTGTCGCCGCGTTGCTCGGGGACACGCAGATCGCGTTGTTCCGCACCCACGAGGGCGAAGTGTTCGCCATCGGCAACCAGGACCCGTTCAGCGGGGCGAACGTGATGTCGCGGGGCATCGTCGGCAGCCGCGGCGACGTACCGACGGTGGCGTCGCCGATGTTCAAGCAGGTCTTCGACCTGCGCACCGGGGTGTGCCTGGACGATCCCGAGGTGTCGCTGCCGGTGTACCCGGTGACCGTGGTCGACGGACAGGTCGTGGTGGGATCAGGTGACGACTAG